TGTAAGATTATTGCCGGATCAGCGGTTCTGAGCGTGGTGGGTTGACGCATTTGTTGATTCCTGCAGGTAGAGAGAGATGGCCGAGACGGTGTTCGCTCCGTGTTTGGAAGGGATGAAGCATGTCAGGTCGGACAGTGGGGTCATGCTCGCCAAGCCCTTCCTTGATGTCTGCAAGCAAATCTTGCCTGTCTTGGGTAACTCCCTCTGCTCCACCTTTTTGTCATGCGCTGTTGGAGTGCTAAACAGCACGAGGCTGGGATCAGTAGCCGAGTTGCTTTAGGCTTTGTTCGGTTACACCCTGCCTGGAGGGGGTTGGAGGGGATTTGGGGGGGATTTGACTTACAGGGGAATCAATCCACTTCAATCCCTGTCAAACCCCTTTCAATTCCCTGTCAACCGAACGCAGCCTTACTGAATTTCTGATTACCTACCGTGTTTAGTTCACTAGTAGGCTGCAGCAGTCAACAACCTGAGTAAAATTAATACACATAACATTGCCGAAACAAGCTGTTCCCCAGTTTGAGACTAGCATCGTCAGTGGACAATTGTTTGTACTGCTCTTGAGATTTGTAGTTCTAAATAAGTACTTCCTTCGTTCATAAATGTAAGCCTTTTTTTCTGAATCGAATGTCTATAGACacgttttagtgtgtttgttcactcatttcagttCGTATGTAGTAcatattgaaatatccaaaacatcttatatttgtgaacggagggagtaacaaaTAGTTATATCAGGGCCTTTGGCATAGGGAGATGACTTTCTTGGTTTATGCTTTTGCCCTTATTGATTTCACTGAGCTTAGTACTGCTGTGACTTATTAGTTGCTGCATCATTGAGCTTTCAAACTTCTTTTTTTATTGCTGGAAAGAGCTTTCAAACTATCATCAACCTTTTTGCGAAAGTTGTGTTTTGTGTGTGCTGGGTTGCTCTAAATTGTTTAATGTACATGTAGTCCTCCAAATAACTGATTTGGTACACCTGTCACTTGAGCAGAATTGATTTGTGACCTGTGAGAGAACAAGTTAGGTTTGTCGTGGTCCAGTAAAGCTGTCTTTCTTATTCTCAAACTTTTCATTGTATGTTGGTAAATCTTAAAGTCGTATAGTACCAGTCTGTGTTGTGCTTTTGTAAGTCAAAGCAAGTCCCTAAATGAAAACTTTTGTGTTGGCCCAAACTGCACAGGCCTACATCAAATATCTTCTATTCTAACAAGTGTGGCTAACTTTTTGTTTTGGTCGAGTCTTAGTGGTATTTCTTAAACAAGAAATTCCTTCAGAGTGTTACTTATTTTCCATTTGTTGTTCTCTGCTTTTGAACACCAGATAAATTTGGTGCTGCTATGGCAATTGTGAAGAGTGATATTGGAGGTAATATCACGGTAAGGATCCTATCTTCAAAAAAATGTGAACGAGAATTTACATTTCATGTTACTAAGTATTGATGTTGGCATGTTGTTTATGTGATAAAACATATCTGCCTCAGATTACTATTTCTTTTCCTGACGACTGACCTCATTTTCTCCTGTCAGAGGTTGGAGAACAAGTACTCTTCAGACCCGACAAAATATGAGCACTTGTACACCATGGTCCAAGAAGAAGTTGAAAAGAAGACCGCAAAAGGTTCATCAAGCTGTACAAATGGACTTCTAtggctcacgaggttcttcaatT
The sequence above is a segment of the Aegilops tauschii subsp. strangulata cultivar AL8/78 chromosome 6, Aet v6.0, whole genome shotgun sequence genome. Coding sequences within it:
- the LOC109743668 gene encoding glycolipid transfer protein 1 produces the protein MAETVFAPCLEGMKHVRSDSGVMLAKPFLDVCKQILPVLDKFGAAMAIVKSDIGGNITRLENKYSSDPTKYEHLYTMVQEEVEKKTAKGSSSCTNGLLWLTRAMDFLVELFRNLLDHPDWTMSQACTDSYTKTLKKWHGWLASSSFTVAMKLAPNKDKFMEVISGTGDIKADIEKFCTTFYPFLKENHDFLASVGLDDMKAS